The sequence TAGACATGCCAGGCTTAATGGCCTTAGCAATCTCCCTATGGCAAGCTGCAAGTATCTGACCTGCTTTATACATATTGCTAATCTCCCGTTCGCTCTTTAATATAATCATAAAGATCTCACTCCTTACCTCGAATATCCAATAATTACTATTATATCATAATGTACTAAACCACGAAAAGCATCAGGCATACATAAACCCAACCATAAATCCCTTGTAGGGTCGTCGTATACCTCCCTGACTACATAAATAGCATTCATGAATACCCTTACAAACTTAGAGTCTAAGTAAATGTATAACAACCACCCCCAATGACAAAATAAATAAGACTCAAAATTTCCAATTCACCCTTACTGCCCTTCGCACCAGAGATGAGATCTGCGACCAATAAGAAAGGAGTTTCCACATGCTACTAAACCTATTAACAGGCATAGGCCTAAGCACAGCTACTGGTTTTCGGGTATTTATCCCCTTACTAACAATGAATCTAGCCACATATTTTGGTTACATACAACCACCACAAAACCTAGAGTGGATAACATCACCTCAGGCTCTTATAATTCTAATAATAGCTACAATAGTAGAATTTATTGCCTATGAGATTCCATGGTTTAACAACATAGTAAACATGCTAAGTATCCCCTTTGCCACAATAGCTGGGGTTATTCTAACAGCATCGTTTTTAACTGACATAAACCCAGTCCAGCAATGGGCCCTTGCCATAATAGCTGGTGGTGGCACTGCACTGGCAACAGACATATTTAGTAACACAGCACATGTGGCACTGACAACAACCACAGCAGGGACTGCAAACCCAGCCCTTGCCCTAATAGAAACAATTATAACAATAATCATATCCATAGTAGTTATAATAGCCATCACAATACCCATAGCCCTAATCATAATCCCAATTGTAATCAAAATCTTTAGGTCTACAGTAAAGAAAAAGAAGAAAGTTACAGTAAGATGAGGCAGGGCTCCGAACCTGCCGGGACATACAAAACTTAACCCAAATCCAAAAAGTATAACAATTGTACAAAAATGTACCCTTTCCTTTTATTGACAGTAAATTGGGAGCATGATAACATTTACCCAACAAGTGGGAGTGGGTGATAAAAATGATGATCATTACACCAGACAATATTGTTGAATATATCCTGAAAAATACGGACTTATTTAGTTCAGAGCCATTGCTAGTAGAAGATATAAGTGATTATAATCCTGAAGAAGAACTAGAAGGCTTTGTAAACTACATATACAGGGTTTATAACCAGGAAAGATCAGTTATCGTTAAACAGGCAAGACCTTATTTAAAATGTTTTGGAGAAAGCTATGCCCTAACACCTCTGCGTAACCTTTTAGAACATGAAACCCTTAGACTAAGGGGTGAAATAATTCCTCAATTTACACCCAAGACCTTCTACATAGATAAAGAAAATAATATTTTCATCATGGAAGACCTCTCTTACCTTAAGGTAATGCGTTTTCAGTTAAATAAAATGCTTTACTTCCCTAAGTTTGCCAAACAAATGGGAGAATACCTAGCAAAATCAAATTTCTACACATCTGAGCTGTATCTAGAACCTGAAACCCACAGACTACTACAAGCATCATTTATAAATGTTAACATGCGATCTATTATGGAAAATGTCGCCTTTATTAGAGGAGCTTTTGGAGATATTGATTACAATACACCCAATAAAAAGCTACTAAATGTATCTGAGCTAGTATGGTCAAAGGATGAAATTATTTTAGAGTGTCACAAAATGAGAGACATCTTTATGAAAAGAGGCGAATGCCTCATCCATGGAGACTTACATACTTCAAATATCTTTATAAATAGTGATCAGATAAAAATAATTGATATGGAATATACCTTCATGGGCCCCTACTCCTTCGACATGGGTTACCTATTGGCAAACTTCATCTCACAGTTCTCAGCGTTTACCTTTAAGTCAAACATAGACCAAGAAAAAAGAGAGAGCTACTGTCTTTACTTATTAAGTACAATCAAAGAAATATACACCAACTACGTATACTACTTCAACCAATGTTGGGAAAAGGATGTTAAAGATACCTATAGACACGTAAAGGGTTATAAAGAATCGATTTTAGATAACTTTCTATCTGAAGTTATTGGCTTTACTGCTTGCGCAAACTTGAACAGACTCATATCCCTTACAGGCTATCCTGACTATGATGTCATAGAAGACGAAACAGACAAATCCAATGCCCAAGGGTTATCCATTGCAATCGACCAATTTATACTTCTTAACAGAAATAAAATTAAAACCATAGACGAATTGATCCAAACCATTGTAGAAATAAGAAAAAAATTTATGGAAAATAGAAGTTAAAAAAACTCCCCTAGCTGCCCAAAGACAGCAGGGGAGTTTCTATATCTAAAATCTTACTCAACAACAATCAAGTCCTTAGTAAATTTATTTAGCACCTCACAGCCATCCTCAGTAACCATTACTAAGTCTTCAATCCTCACACCAAAATCACCAGTAAGATAAATCCCAGGCTCGATGGAGAAAATCATACCAGGTGCCACACAATCCGTATTAACAGAGGATACATCGCCGAAATCATGTACTTCGATGCCAATGGAGTGTCCAGTTCTATGGGTAAAATACTTACCATATCCCTTTTCCTCTATATAGTCACGGGCTGCAGCATCGATATCACAAAATCTCACCCCAGGCTTTATAACTGAGATGGCCCGTGCATTGGCTTCCCTTACGATATTGTAAACCTCCCTAGCCTTAGGGGAAACAGACCTATAAAAAACTGTACGGGTCATATCAGAGCAATAACTGTTATACTTCGTACCAATATCTATAATAATGCTATCTCCTTCTTTTAGAACAGAGTTGTCAGGACCATGATGGGGATCCGCCCCATTGGCTCCATAGGCAATAATAGGACTGAAGGAGGGACCCTCTGTACCCAATTCCTCATATATACTAAGTAGCTCTTGGACCACTTTTTTTTCTGTATATTCACTTGAAATTAACTCTACAACCTTACCCATGGCAGCATCATTTAAGGTTGATGATTTACGCATCAAATCCTTTTCTGTATCATCTTTCATTGTTCGGATGCCATCTATAATAGGAGAACCATTTACATAAGTACAATCAGACTTTACAGCCATTAGCTCAAGCAAAAACCTAGCAGGCCAGTTTTTATCAATACCTACAGTGCCAGTATCAACATGTTTTGCCACTAACTCCACAGACTTATCAGTATCCTTAAACCATACTTTCACCACACCTAAATCCTCATATACAGGGAAGAGCTCATTGATAAATAACCTATGTTCCCCTTGATCATTTAAATAAAGAACCAACATACGCTCACCTGGGTGAATCCACTTGCCCAGTAGATAGAATATGGATGGGGGATCTGAAACAAGCATCTGAGGGATATTTTGCTCCTTCATTGCCTTCAAAACTTTTCCTATACGTTCTTTATGCACATACCTCACTCCTTTGATTAGTGATGCGAAATTTCTCTACTTATACAATTTCGAGATTGAGAACTATATTCCCTCTATATAATACTGTACAATTACACAAATAATTCAACCAGTTTGATACACAACAAACATTTGCCCAAAACCCTAGTTAGTGATAAAATTTCTACAGGCAAATCCTATTACTGATGGCCTCAAGTCCTATATAACTACATTGAAATCTAACACAATATATAAATACTTTTAGGGGGAGAACCATGTACATACTTTCAGTGGATTTTGGAACATCATCAGTCAAAGCTGCAATACTCAATGAAAAGCTAGAAACCCTTGTATGGGCAAAGTCAGAGTACCAGTTTAACGTATATGACAATGACAAAGTAGAGCTAGATCCAGAATTAGTTTTTACTGGTTTTATAGATTGCACAAGGAAAATGAAGGAATACATCCACAAGGTGGAACTTGTTAGTTTTGACACATTTTCGCCATCAGTGGTACTGATGGATAGAGAAGGGAACGCCCTTTACCCTGTGATTACACATCTAGATAGAAGAAGTATGAAGCAAAGTCAAGAGATTTGTGAAGTCATGGGAGAAGAAGAGTATCAAAAAATCACAGGAATTCTTCCCTTCATAGGCGGTGCCTCAATTACATCAATGATGTGGATGAAAGAAAACGAGCCAGAAATCTTTAACAACGCATATATGCTAGGTCACTATAATACCTACATTTATAAAAAACTCACGGGCATATGGGCCACAGAATATGTAAACGCTTCTATGATGGGCTTATATGAAACAGTAAAAGAAACAGGATGGTCAAAGGAAATCTGTGAAACCTTCGGTATTCCCATGAAGAAACTTCCTGAAGTTTATCAAGCAGGTTCTATACTGGGTCATTTGCGTAAAGAAATAGCAGAAATTACAGGACTTAAAGAAGGAATACCAGTTGCCCTTGGGGGCAATGATGCGGCAACTGCTCAAGTGGGAGCTGGGAATACTAAAGTAGGTGATGTACTGCATATCTCAGGAAGTAGTGAAATGGTATCCATACTCACTGACAAACCCATAGTAAACAAAAAATACTATCTGAGAAAAGCTGCAACCCCAGGCATGTGGCAAATATTTGCCATAACAGTGGGTGGTTTTGCAATCGATTGGTTTAGAAAAGAATTCTATAGCGAGATGGATATAAACCAATTTTACAACACCTATCTAGTAGATATTATAAAAAACAGGTTAGACAATAAGACCGTAGAATTTATGCCCTACCTTGCTGGAGATAGGCAGAGTCTAGAAAAGAAAAGAGGAGCCTTCACTGGGCTTACCCTTGATACAACCAGAGAGGATATGCTTGTATCCATACTAATTGGTATGCATAATCCCGTTATTGAAACTATTAAACTTGCCCAAGAATTTATGGAGCTAAACAAAAGGATTAAAATAACCGGTGGACTCACAGGAGAAGAGTACATTTCCCTCAAAAAGAAAATATTTAAAGGATTCCAGTATGAAATAGTTGACGACTGCCCAATAATAGGGAACGTAAAACTCGCCCTTATGTGTTAATGATACTATAACAAACCCTTTGCTGTTGGGTTACAGCAAAGGGTTTGTGTCGTTCACGGAGCCATAAAGATCTTCTTGATTAAATAAGTTTATAAAAATTTTACTAAGTTGTATTGATACTATTTTCACACTGTGATAAATTAGGAGCAGAGCCAATAATCTTAGACCTCTTAACGAAAGGTAGAAACAAAGTAGCTATAAAATTGTAATGTGAGGGAAAATAATGAAAAACAACATGAAGAATCTTATAATTCTAATAATGATTTTAACAATGGTCATGGGTTTGTCTTCAAACATGACATACGCGCAGCAAAACAATGGCGATACAGAAGAAACTGTTCAAACTGTGGAGGAAGAAAATGAGCCTGATACTGATGAAAACGAAGAAGAGGAAGTAGAGCCTGCAAAAGGGTTTGTTTCAGTACGCTATGTAGATGAAAGTGGTTCTAACATTAGTGAGATCACTGTGAAGGAGCTTGGTTTAGGGAAGCATTACATCGAATCAAAAACCATAGCTGGCTATGAACTTATCAGCCCAATAACTCAATCTGTTACCCTAGAAGAAGCTGGGCAACAAAAAGAAATTGTTTTCCAGTATAAAAAGCAGCAGCCAGAACCTCAACCAGCGCCTGCTCCGGACCCAGTTGATGAAACAGACACCGAAGAGAACCAGCCAGAGCCAGAACCAGAACCTGAAGCAGCGGTAGAAGGTATCACCATGGTTGCCCAACCATATAAAACAACGTATCGTATAGGTGAAGAAATAAACTTAGATGGACTAGTGATCTACAGAGAACTGAGTAACGGTGAAGAAGAAGAGGTACCCCTAGAAGAGTTAACTGTCACAGGCTTTAACAGTGAAGAAGCCCAAGAAGATCAACTAGTTACAATCTCGTATAACGGATACACTGCTGAGTTTACTGTAACCATAGAGGAAGGAGAATCAAGAGGTTTTTTTGCCCGTGTTCTTCCTATGGTGCTAGCTATAATTGTAATTGCTCTTTTAGCAGTGGGAACAGTAGTACTAGTAAAAAGAAATAAAAACAAAAAAACAGAAAAACAAGATAAACCCAAGGATAAAATCACTAAAGCACAAAAGAGGAAAAGGATAATTATCATTACAGCAATAGTACTT comes from Alkalicella caledoniensis and encodes:
- a CDS encoding DUF4126 domain-containing protein, with the protein product MLLNLLTGIGLSTATGFRVFIPLLTMNLATYFGYIQPPQNLEWITSPQALIILIIATIVEFIAYEIPWFNNIVNMLSIPFATIAGVILTASFLTDINPVQQWALAIIAGGGTALATDIFSNTAHVALTTTTAGTANPALALIETIITIIISIVVIIAITIPIALIIIPIVIKIFRSTVKKKKKVTVR
- the mtnK gene encoding S-methyl-5-thioribose kinase, encoding MMIITPDNIVEYILKNTDLFSSEPLLVEDISDYNPEEELEGFVNYIYRVYNQERSVIVKQARPYLKCFGESYALTPLRNLLEHETLRLRGEIIPQFTPKTFYIDKENNIFIMEDLSYLKVMRFQLNKMLYFPKFAKQMGEYLAKSNFYTSELYLEPETHRLLQASFINVNMRSIMENVAFIRGAFGDIDYNTPNKKLLNVSELVWSKDEIILECHKMRDIFMKRGECLIHGDLHTSNIFINSDQIKIIDMEYTFMGPYSFDMGYLLANFISQFSAFTFKSNIDQEKRESYCLYLLSTIKEIYTNYVYYFNQCWEKDVKDTYRHVKGYKESILDNFLSEVIGFTACANLNRLISLTGYPDYDVIEDETDKSNAQGLSIAIDQFILLNRNKIKTIDELIQTIVEIRKKFMENRS
- a CDS encoding M24 family metallopeptidase, coding for MHKERIGKVLKAMKEQNIPQMLVSDPPSIFYLLGKWIHPGERMLVLYLNDQGEHRLFINELFPVYEDLGVVKVWFKDTDKSVELVAKHVDTGTVGIDKNWPARFLLELMAVKSDCTYVNGSPIIDGIRTMKDDTEKDLMRKSSTLNDAAMGKVVELISSEYTEKKVVQELLSIYEELGTEGPSFSPIIAYGANGADPHHGPDNSVLKEGDSIIIDIGTKYNSYCSDMTRTVFYRSVSPKAREVYNIVREANARAISVIKPGVRFCDIDAAARDYIEEKGYGKYFTHRTGHSIGIEVHDFGDVSSVNTDCVAPGMIFSIEPGIYLTGDFGVRIEDLVMVTEDGCEVLNKFTKDLIVVE
- a CDS encoding FGGY-family carbohydrate kinase, which produces MYILSVDFGTSSVKAAILNEKLETLVWAKSEYQFNVYDNDKVELDPELVFTGFIDCTRKMKEYIHKVELVSFDTFSPSVVLMDREGNALYPVITHLDRRSMKQSQEICEVMGEEEYQKITGILPFIGGASITSMMWMKENEPEIFNNAYMLGHYNTYIYKKLTGIWATEYVNASMMGLYETVKETGWSKEICETFGIPMKKLPEVYQAGSILGHLRKEIAEITGLKEGIPVALGGNDAATAQVGAGNTKVGDVLHISGSSEMVSILTDKPIVNKKYYLRKAATPGMWQIFAITVGGFAIDWFRKEFYSEMDINQFYNTYLVDIIKNRLDNKTVEFMPYLAGDRQSLEKKRGAFTGLTLDTTREDMLVSILIGMHNPVIETIKLAQEFMELNKRIKITGGLTGEEYISLKKKIFKGFQYEIVDDCPIIGNVKLALMC
- a CDS encoding LCP family protein produces the protein MKNNMKNLIILIMILTMVMGLSSNMTYAQQNNGDTEETVQTVEEENEPDTDENEEEEVEPAKGFVSVRYVDESGSNISEITVKELGLGKHYIESKTIAGYELISPITQSVTLEEAGQQKEIVFQYKKQQPEPQPAPAPDPVDETDTEENQPEPEPEPEAAVEGITMVAQPYKTTYRIGEEINLDGLVIYRELSNGEEEEVPLEELTVTGFNSEEAQEDQLVTISYNGYTAEFTVTIEEGESRGFFARVLPMVLAIIVIALLAVGTVVLVKRNKNKKTEKQDKPKDKITKAQKRKRIIIITAIVLALLLVVGYVTALYLLGRMEREKIPQDDDSLGIEKGTGVKGITNIAIFGIDSEDGMKGRSDSIMILTLDEKNDKIKITSIARDSYVDIPGRKMDKINHAYAFGGPELAIKTINQNFGLDIRHFVSVNFTSMPAIIDAVGGVEVKITDREAREVPGINSGGTHLLNGQQALRFSRIRKIDSDFERSRRQRDVMESVIKAAFKTPVTSYPGMLNKVLPHLTTNLTSNQILSMGGRAVMNNISTIEQVQFPPASIAKGQIVNGVWYYVFDLNEGSKKLSEYIFQDIPIN